Proteins found in one Planctomycetes bacterium MalM25 genomic segment:
- the yhaM_2 gene encoding 3'-5' exoribonuclease YhaM: protein MSRRFVSQLAHNEQFDQVFLASNKQLRPNRQGNLFLQLDLSDRSGSLPCRMWNASDSDYKGFENGDYVYIEGNAQLFQGAMQLIAQKITRADPGEVDEADFMTLQSSELTELREKLVGLLKGVKSKPLAALVDAYLSDDVFMDKFCRAPAGIKNHHAYKGGLLDHVVSMMELVSVVAPKYPDVDLEKLLVGVFLHDSGKIDELEYERDLAYTDEGQMLGHIVQAVCVIDRKAREAEQRSQIAFPPVLLMELKHLIISHHGRYEFGSPKLPMTLEAVVLAALDDMDAKLANFTGLIKECPNGDSRWTQYFPNIDRKLWKGV, encoded by the coding sequence ATGTCCCGTCGTTTCGTCTCGCAGCTGGCTCACAACGAGCAGTTCGACCAGGTCTTCCTCGCCAGCAATAAGCAGCTGCGACCCAACCGTCAGGGCAACCTGTTCCTGCAGCTCGACCTGTCCGACCGCTCGGGGTCGCTCCCCTGCCGGATGTGGAACGCGAGTGACAGCGACTACAAGGGCTTTGAGAACGGGGACTATGTCTACATCGAGGGGAACGCCCAGCTCTTCCAGGGCGCCATGCAGCTGATCGCCCAGAAGATCACCCGCGCCGACCCGGGCGAGGTCGACGAGGCGGACTTCATGACGCTGCAGTCGAGCGAGCTGACCGAGCTGCGGGAGAAGCTGGTCGGGCTGCTCAAGGGGGTGAAGTCGAAGCCGCTCGCGGCCCTCGTCGATGCCTACTTGTCGGACGACGTCTTCATGGACAAGTTCTGCCGCGCCCCGGCGGGGATCAAGAACCACCACGCCTACAAAGGGGGCCTGCTCGACCACGTGGTCAGCATGATGGAGCTGGTGTCGGTCGTCGCGCCGAAGTACCCGGACGTCGATCTCGAGAAGCTGTTGGTCGGCGTCTTCCTGCACGACTCGGGCAAGATCGACGAGCTCGAGTACGAGCGCGACCTCGCCTACACCGACGAGGGCCAGATGCTCGGCCACATCGTGCAGGCGGTCTGCGTGATCGATCGCAAAGCGCGCGAGGCGGAGCAGCGCAGCCAGATCGCCTTCCCGCCGGTGCTGCTGATGGAGCTGAAGCACCTGATCATCAGCCACCACGGCCGCTACGAGTTCGGCAGCCCCAAGCTGCCGATGACGCTCGAAGCGGTCGTGCTCGCGGCGCTCGACGACATGGACGCGAAGCTCGCCAACTTCACCGGCCTGATCAAAGAGTGCCCCAACGGCGACAGCCGCTGGACGCAGTACTTTCCGAACATCGACCGGAAGCTGTGGAAGGGGGTTTGA